The DNA sequence ACCCTACAATCTCCAATTTTCGTACCTTCGCGCCACTATGGAATTGACGTACACCCTCCAGCATACTGACGAAAAGTCCAATGCCCGTGCAGGACTTATCCAAACCGACCACGGACAGATCGAAACCCCTATCTTCATGCCCGTAGGTACGGTCGGATCGGTCAAGGCCCTTTCACAGAAGGATCTGACCGAGCATGTCAAGGCCGAAATCATCTTGGGAAACACCTATCACCTTTTCCTACGGCCCGGCACTGAAATCCTCGAACAAGCTGGCGGATTGCACAAATTCATCTCTTGGGACAAGCCAATGCTGACCGACAGCGGTGGTTATCAGGTGTATAGCTTGGCCCAAAATCGAAAAATCACGGAGCAAGGCGTCACCTTTACCAACCATATCGACGGAGCCAAGCACCTCTTCACGCCAGAACGTGTGATGGACATCGAGCGGTCCATTGGTGCGGATATCATGATGGTATTGGACGAATGTCCTCCCTACCCTTGCGACTACGACTACGCCAAAAAATCCATGCACATGACCCATCGCTGGGCCGTCCGCTGCAAGGAGCATCACTACAGCCGTCCTCCGCTCTATGGCTATGACCAGAATCTCTTCCCTATCATTCAAGGGGGCGCATACAAGGATCTCCGTACCCAATCTACAGAGTTTGTCGCTTCGCTAGATCTGCCGGGCAATGCAATCGGAGGCCTCTCGGTAGGTGAGCCGCACGACATCATGTATGAACTCACGGACCTCTCGTGCCAAATCCTCCCCAAGGACAAGCCACGGTATCTCATGGGCGTGGGTACTCCGGTGAATCTGCTGGAATGTATCTCGATGGGCGTAGACATGTTTGACTGCGTACTTCCTACCCGGAATGCCCGTCATGGCCTGATCTACACCCGAGAGGGAATCCGCAACATGAAAAACAAGAAGTACGAAAACGACTTCACCCCGCTCGATCCGGATAGTGATTGTCTCGTGGATCAGATGTATTCCAAAGCATATCTTCGACACCTGTTCAAAGCCCAAGAATACCTGGCATTCACCATCGCCAGTATCCACAATCTCCACTTCTTCCTCTGGTTGGTGAAAGAAGCCCGCAAGCACATTCAGGACAACACCTTTGCTTCCTGGAAGGCGGTGATGGTCGAGAAATTGGCCACACGGCTGTAAGGGATGCCTCCATCCAAAAGCCGGATATTCCTGTGTGGGATATCCGGCTTTTTTTGGGGGTGTTATGTACCCGCAGGCTGTCAATGCCAAGAGGCAAGCGATCTCATCAGAGTTCTGGACTTTGACGATCATCAGGCCACCCGGCACAAGGGAGGGACAAAATTAGGGGTTCTGCCCCTTGTACACCATAATTCCCCCCACCACAGCAATCCAAAGGATCTTGAAGTGGGCTTCACCGGCGATCACCATGAGGGCAAAAAAGCCTGTGACGCCCAAGATGAGGAGGAGAGTTCCTACAATGGTCAGTACTCCCAGCAGAACGACTTTGCCGGCTCCCATTCGCTGGACACCGTCTTCTACGGTTAGGAGGGACTTGGCGAGTTCGGGATCGGCGCCTTCAGATACGACGATCTCAATGGCTTCTTCCTCGGTTTTGCCTTCGAATGAGGTCAAGGACAACAAACGTTTTTGCAGTTCTAATTGTGCTTCAGCGTGTGGGGCAGATATTGGGGATTCCATCGCAAGAGATTGGTTAGCAGGGTTCGTGAGGCATTATACAACACAAAACCAGATATTACAACCAGGCAGATCCTTTCACTTCAGCAGATAGAACTTTGTGGCATCATTCGAAACGTTCAGCAAGGATTACCGCACCACCATTCCCCCAAGCAAGTCAATAAGCACTTGAATCGTCATCCAAAGAACCCCTGCGATGACGAGAACCAGTTTTATGGCCCAAATAATTCCATAGGAATCTGATATGCCCTTAAGGCCATTCCATATCTGTTGCAAAAAGGTATATCGATATTCTTCCACCTGAGCCCTCAACACCTCCTCGGCCAAATCTCGATCGTATCCTTCCTCTATCGCCTGAAGGATGGCATTCTCTTCGGAATATCCTTCAAAGTGGATCAAATGCAGCAGGCGTTTTCTGAGTAACTCCTCATATTCTGAGAGCGCAGATTCGGAGATTGTATGTTTATTCATGGTGTCTGAAAGGTGAAATATTCGTCTAGAGAACGAAAATACGAATTATTCCCCGCTTCGGATGACTGTTCTTCTCTACGACAATCTCTGCATTTTCCACCCAAACCCTGCTATTAACAAGACC is a window from the Pontibacter sp. G13 genome containing:
- the tgt gene encoding tRNA guanosine(34) transglycosylase Tgt, producing MTYTLQHTDEKSNARAGLIQTDHGQIETPIFMPVGTVGSVKALSQKDLTEHVKAEIILGNTYHLFLRPGTEILEQAGGLHKFISWDKPMLTDSGGYQVYSLAQNRKITEQGVTFTNHIDGAKHLFTPERVMDIERSIGADIMMVLDECPPYPCDYDYAKKSMHMTHRWAVRCKEHHYSRPPLYGYDQNLFPIIQGGAYKDLRTQSTEFVASLDLPGNAIGGLSVGEPHDIMYELTDLSCQILPKDKPRYLMGVGTPVNLLECISMGVDMFDCVLPTRNARHGLIYTREGIRNMKNKKYENDFTPLDPDSDCLVDQMYSKAYLRHLFKAQEYLAFTIASIHNLHFFLWLVKEARKHIQDNTFASWKAVMVEKLATRL